One Acropora palmata chromosome 2, jaAcrPala1.3, whole genome shotgun sequence genomic window, TTACCTTGGAACTTCAAGATAACAGGGTCCTACTATACCCACATTACGTTTCACGTCTTCTTAGCACTACTTATGGTTGGCCTTGAAAGTACTAGCCCTTGATTTATAACAGTCAAAGAATCAAAAGCCTCTAATCCCAAACCAAAGATAATGAAACAAGATTATACTGTTCAagttttttgctattttcttgCTCCAAAGAATTACAAAACCACCAAAAGACACTGAATTTAATTGTTTGTAGTCGACTTTACCGCACTTTTGACAACCTCGATCCGCCATCTTTGTTATGCTTTTCTCCATTTTTTGGTTAGAAACCGCCGACACCCGCGCGAGCTCAAAGGTCCGAATTTTCTGGCCATGATATTCCTGTCAAGAGCGTGGCTGTGTGCTGACTTTCAGGTCACAACAGGAAGCAGATACACACATGGACATTGGAAAACACAAGAATGAACTTGAATCGGAGACATTATAGGACGCCATACGCAAGAAATGGGCAACCCGAGTTACAGGAGTTACAGCGGCTGGTAAGCGCTAGCAGGCTGCAATCAGTGACATCAACCAGGAGTCACAACGTCTAGTACCAGGGAGGATGGCAAGATACAACGATGGACCCTAAAGAGCGTGAAGAAGCCGTCGAGGATGACTGATAAGTCTGAAGCTTACCTAGTGGATATATTTGAGCAGGGCAGCCAGATCGGATATAGGGCCGATCCTGCTCAGATCAGCAGGCAACTGCAATGAGAGAAAGACGGTGTTGGTAAGCACCTGTTCCAGCCAAATGAATGGACTCCCCTACAGATCAGCCAGCTATTCTCCCGCCTAGCAGCAGTGCAGAAGCAAGGATAATTCAACAActctggtgagcgatttgattggtcaacagATAGAGTAGTCGTTGGTAACCCCGTGatatgattggctgtgaagacgtgtGCGGTGATAGGCTATGTAAGTAGAGGGCTTtttcttcccgcaccttacaaacggtTACTAGACAAGAAACAGTAACACGTTGTATTTATTCACCTAACAACCCCTCTGTTTAAGTTGCGTATatctttgtttgaatgttCCTTCATTTACAtatgtaaatatattttgtttatataTCGCATTTTACCCAGGTTAATATTCTAAAGTTCTTAatatcaaacaaagaaactttaaatttgTGCTGAATTCCATATTCCAATAAGGGTAAAACGTCGTTTTTACGGATTAGGGTTAACCATGCACTTATTTGCAACTGGAGCAACAGCCGGCTGTTTTCTCGATGTGCCTCAACCAGAGTTGCACGAAGGTTACCGACTGCCTCTACAAAGGTCGAACTATCACCGTGAAAGAATGAAGGCTGGTACATTCGAGTATTCCCTCAGAGAGAATCAGAGGAGTTGTTGGTTGTCGCTCTTACATCTCTGAGTTCTTTCTCTAGGTTACTAGTGGCGGGGAACAACCACAGctacaaacaacacaaaaggaaaatagtTATCGTTCGCTGTTGATTACGAAAACAATTTCTTGGGCAACAGCTATATGCATTTGAACTAAATTATTCAAGTGCACGAAGTGGAGTCGCCCCAGGGTCTCATGGAAGCCGTTAAGTATGTCACAATCACTCGTGCGGAAAAAAGGAATGATATTATCTCAGCtaattccttctttttttcggTCATCTTTTTGGAAGGGGGGCAGAAGCAGCCAATAAACCCTTACAGCCTCGACCTCGTGAGCCAAATATCTCCCGCAAAAGGGCCCGCTAACCCAAGGAAACAGCTGAGCGTGCGGAAGTTTTAAACACGTGatcaaaaaaagcaaaaaacaagaacaacattAACGGCTCCTGTTTATATCggattgtaaaaaaaaagggcatGAATCTTTTCATGTTAGTGATAGCAGACGAGTTAAAGTCGCATAAAGAACTATTGCCTTTGGAAAAATTATGGAAAACCTGGTTTCGGGACTGCATGTTCACATTCTAGAACATGCACGTGGAATCCCTCCATTGTCCTCGCTAATCACTGAAGGACAACATCTCTTTCCAAGCTTTCGCGGTGCTAAAATATGGATACCTAGATTTTTCAGTGAATCGAGGACATATTTTAATTAAGGTACGTGTAACTAAAGGATATTAAATAATCGATCCTTCACGACAAATTTTCCTGAGGAAAAGGTAGTAAAAATTGGCCTGCAAACCATGAATGTCTCTACAAGGTAAAGCAGTTACGAACCGTTGATAGGAGGTCAAACATGAAAACAGTGGACCAGAGCTTGACTCAGTTGGCTAGGTTTAGGACAGTCATCAATCATTCCAAACCATAAATTTGATCTCCTGTTCAGACGCACCACAACAATCATATTTCCAAAGCTCTTGCTAAGTGTAAAATACGGCTCTTTGCTTTCCTGAGTCGCAGAAGTGGTAAGACTCAGCAAACAGCCACACTTTTCGACTGGAAATCGTCTGTTCAAAACTCTGTCTTCTTTGACTCGATCATAATGGTAAGTTACGCTTTACACAGCAATAGGCCTAGTCATTTAGGCCTCTTTAAGATAACTCATTTCTTCAAAGGTAAAGTGGCATGGTTTACAAATACAAAGTCAGCACGGGCGGATACttttcacaaagaaaattacGTAATATTACACAATCATGGAGTTCGTTTATCAAAAGTTCGACTTGGGTAAGAGTATGAACAAGCGGTTAACAAATCTAGAACTCTTCTAGATAATTCGCTAGCCGAGTCATTCTTGCTTGTATAATTGTATCTTTTGCGGACACGAAACATTTATCAGTTTTGGACGATTTTAACTTAAACAGCAAGTTGACTCTTAGGTATTGCTATCAGGCTACGGAGAAAGTCAGTGAAATGTGTGATTCGTTAATTgagctaaaaaaatataatcatgtattttttttctacgttTTTAAGTTACCACTCTTGTTACATGAACCAGGAGTAAGAAAAAACTAGAAATGGGACTTAGCGAAAGAGTTAGGACTACGATAATCCAGTGACAACTGATTCCAAATATCAGATAATCTGTGAAATAAGTTACCGATATCTCGTACCGGTCTGTACAATCTGCTCTCGAATTCGCCCAAACTGTTTTGTTCTCTGTAAACTACAAGTAATAATCCTTGTTACATCAAAAGTTGGGTGCAACCTAAAGTATTTATTGCCATCAGGACCATTTGCGGAATAACTTCATAGCTATATTTTAAGTGCCATGAGCGTGTCTACGCGGGAGCTGCCACAACCAAAGCACGTCACTTTGTGCTTATGAGATGACGTCaattaacaaacaaaacaatttccaaagaaaaacacCCACTTCTTTTTAACAGAAGTTATTAAATAAGTACCTTAATTAGCGCCCTGCTGTTCAAAGACTAGCAAAAAATATTGTCAAGGTAAAATGTGTTATCAATGTTCTTCCCTTTGAATTTCTATTAACCTGTGTCCAACAGTGGTGTTACTGAGGAAACTGAGAGTTTTGAAATCTGGGGTAAGCCATTTATATATTCCAATTCAAATTTTACTCATATACTTAACACCAAAGAGCTCCTAAGTGATCGCTAGAACGTGTACGTTTTTATTGATGTATAGAGCACTGAAACAAGGcctgaccacaacaccgggaactcatgccctactcttttcgataagtgtgtgggttctttaacgtcccctgCTAACCATGTAACATTGAAGATACAGGATATGGTTTATAGTCCTAACTTAACACGAGAAGAATTGAACGTCTTACCATTTGCAAATGTCATTAAAAATGCAGCACATTCTCCTCAGTTTTTTAAGAAGCCTAAATGTTGGTCCGGCCGAGATTCCGAACCCGCCACCTCCCGCACAGTAGTCCGGTGCTCAACCCGCTGAGCTAACCGGTCGACGGTAACCCCTTTGAGCCAAGATTTGAATGGGCAAAAGAGTAGCACATTATGTAATGGAATTTTTATGATAAAAGTTGACGTAAGGTCAGgagtaaaaacaaaacaatgtcaaCAACCTACTACAAAAACAGCactttaattgtttgtttgtttgttttttgtctttttttaaggGAATGACTTTGAGGAATCgggagaaattaaaaagccCTTGAGGACTTGTGTGATTGTGTgatataaaagaaaatgcaactcAGACCACCCAATGCAAAAAGATCAATTTAACACTGTAAAGGGTTTACCTTTAGGTTCAGCTTACCAGTTGAATAAAGActactttttttaatttacaggGGTTTTTGTTGAAGATACCTGACCTTCGTCATGAATCATTTGATTTAAGCGACGACACACCGACGGAGACAACCACTCCTCTATTCCATCGTGTTGCGTGTGGATTGGGTCACGTACTCAATGACGTCATACGTCAGCTCTTCTTCTCGTTCCGTCTAGTTTACTTTATGAATGTTCTTGGTCTCTCCGCTTCATTGTCTGGTTGGCTGCTTCTTGAAAAACCACTCGTTCACATCGTCTTGTCGCCTGTTAGCGCCATATTAGTGGACAGAGTCTATATTCCATTCGTGTCCAGGAAAATTGGAAAGAGAAAGTCGTGGCATTTACTTGGGACTATTTTGGAAGCAGTTTTCAtcccattttttttcactaatcACTACCTCATTCAAAGTGAGAATAGCAAGACGGAGCTGATGATGATTCATCTTGGAATACTCAACGTTATATTGGGTTTCGGTGACGGCATATTGGATATTTCCCACTTGTCTCTGATTGCAGTGATTGCGAGAGATCAAATGGAGGCTGTGGAAATGAATTCACTGAGGTTTGTACACGAAGTGTTCACTCATTTGGTAATCACAACGGCAGAAAGAACGGCGTTGTGACAATCTAGGGATGACGACGATGAGGGAAAGATGGTGATGACGATAACAATTAGACCAAGGCTACGTCCACACTAAgccggataaatttgaaagcGCACCTTTTTTTATCCCgataggccttccgtccacactaAAACGGCGTTTTCGGTGTCCGAAAAcagaactttttgaaaacgctctccaaagtggataaatttgaaaacgccggCTAAGTGTGTTAGAGTAGACAGCGGAAacggaactttttgaaaacgctgacgtcaCAACAGCCATGTGACTCTGTCGCAGTCCCTTCTCAACCACTgatccaaaatggcggacgaatTGTTGATTATGGTATTGTGCCTGTTGTCACTTTGGATTGCTTGTTTGGAGATAAACGTTGCGCTATACAATCTTTATGCAACAGCTCCACATAGAGATCGAAACACTGTGTGTTCGGCGCTCTTATCAAACGAGCCTCAGCAAACTCTACGGCGTTACCGAGTAAGACCGTACTTCGAACGAAGATTTTGGacagtgttgttttgtttcagtgtGGGCAGCGAAacagtttgaaaacgattaataacataacataactgTCACTGCTAATCGCCGTCGCAAAGTACAGCAACGACGCAGCTCAAACAAGGTCGAACCAAAAGCATACAAAGGCGCCCCTGGCAGCCGCTGTACGGTCCATGTGTGACCTTGGAGCACAGCACCACAGCCAGATGGATTAGACTGGGAGTCTATTTTGAGGAggggggaaaccggagtgcccggagaaaaccctcgaagtcattAATGTGGACGGAGAACATTTTATCCATTTTCGCGGCAAAAatagcgttttcaaatttatccggcTTAGTGTGGACGTAGCCCAAATTTTATTCACAGTAATATTGCTTACATTTTATTTCCTCGACAGGGCTTCTTTTTCCTAGTTGAGCGGTATTCTGACCTTTGTTGTGGCTTGGGTAATATTTGGACTAGACTCTGAAAGTCAACTTTCTGAAAGCAGTTCCCGAGATTTCGTGGTAAAGTacttaattattgttttacgTTAAAGCTTACGTATCGCACGCATGCGTACGGTGATGGCCACTCCACGGGGCTGGTGTAACCTGTGTCCACCTTgagtttcttcttttaattttcaagatttttttttagcggTGTATTGTCTCGCTAGAGTTCATTAACCTCATTCTGGAACACCAGTCACGTGATCGTTTTGCTTATCAATCACGTGTGGTGACCATGAAGTGGAgaaatggagaaaaagaaagcatttcAAAAGCACAAATCGTCTGATTCGCGTATGGAGGCAGTTGCAAGATATGTCACGGCACCTGCGACTGTTATAGGTGATATTGGTGATTTGCTATCTGAACGACATGCATTAGAAAAGAGCAAGAATAGAAAGATTTTGCTTTCAATCCTGTCCAACATCTGATACTGATTCTGATACTGATACTGCGACAGGCTTTGACATTCTGAGGAGACTGGAACACGGAAACAATGTCTGAGGAGAACTCCAATTtaagattaaaattaaaaccatCAACGGAAAATGCTTATGCGCTCACTGTTATGGACAGGCCTCAAATCTGGCTGTCGCTGATGCCATAAAATCAGTTCAATGCATCAGGGATTCACTAGACACAGTATGCGAAATTGGAAAGCTTCTTAGAAAGTCACTACATTACAAAACAATTGTTATAGCCTCATGTTGAGCTTTCTTCAGGGATTTTTAGATTTTCCTAACTTCTCAAGAGGGTAGTTTAACGCGTTGTGTAATCTCTTCGCAGAAGAAGAAGTCATTGTACAAGTAGATCTTCGCCATTCGACGCAAGCGCAATTATTCAACCGCATGTGCAGGCAAAATATCTGGaacctgaaaacaaaaatactggAGGACGGTATCTCTAGATGTAGCCCTAGCGCGGCGTACTTCGACTTTTCGGCCCGCGGGACGCTTATACTGTGAGCGTTTGCGCAGTCATTGCGCGAATTTTGCGAGTTTACGAATGGAAACTTTATTAAACGCAAGAACTGGGTTCATCAATTGAGGCGTTGATAATTTGCCACCGTAGAAAGCTTGAAAGACAGAGCTAACGTTTGGCCCTTCGTCGGAGCGAATGGAGAAATTGCTGTCAAAAGCATGATCCTCAagaattttaaactttttcgTGTTCCTCCGCTaatgttattttttgcatAACCTGTACCTTTTGATACTCTTCGTGCATTTGAGAGCAAGTCTTTTTGACTCATAATGATGTAACATCCGTTATTCTGCAGGTGTTGACAGCAGTTTTGGTGGCAGTGGGCATTCTGTCCTCCCTGATATTCTATCTAGGAACAAAGGAGCCTAGTTCCAGTCCCCGAATACCTTTAAGGAAATTGTCGACTCTCGCTGCCACAAATTTGGCGGTAAGCTTAACTCTTATGAATACCCCTTCAACAGAACATTCAATTTGATACATAGAATCCTTATTTGTCCTAATTTTATTTCTAGTTCAATTTCAATTGAAGTTGAACTTTATCTGTAGCAACAATTATTGATCTATGTAGATGATTTTAATACATAAAATTCAGCAACAAATATTATTGCTCGAATATAAACTTGTTTACTGTTTGGGAAAGCAGAGTGTTTGTTGGCCTTAAACCCATGATAGGTAAGCATTTGCGGACTTAAGCCATATATTTCTCACGGGTGCGAATCGCATTTCATTTCCTGTCCATCATTTTTTAGCGGCTGACGTCTTTCATTCCGTCTGGTGCTCTTGGAGAACCAATGCCAACTTTTGCATCAGGTTAGTTACTTTAATTGTCATTATGGGAAcatgttatttgttttattcctttttttgcgcttgtttgtttccctttttttaaTGCTTGACTATGTTTGGTTTTCAGGATTAAAAACTGCTAGAAAGAAGAGTCGTCCTGCACGAAAATCATCTCACCGTGTTAGTCTTTGCGACGGTATTCGATGGAAACCGACAAAATGCGATACGTATACGTACGAAGAAAACACATTGTTAAAGAAGAAGGAACCCCAGAAAGAAAACCACGGTTATCGGAGTGCATCGTTACCAAACGATACTAACTCGATTGGCGTGATCAATGAAGGGTTACATGCCAGTGTCCTGGATCGGTGTAAAGAACCGGCACCCGTCAACGGATCAACTAAGAGAGTTCCTTTACCCTTCAAGACTGAGGCAAACAGAAAGCCTGTCCTTAACTCTGGTAGCACTGATTTTGtctttcaacaaaataaatcGAGGTCGTAACTTATCTTAgttaaaaaattgcaagatTTATGCTGACATAATGAAGACTACGACAGGTGACCTTGAACTACTATAGACGgccttttgtctttttatcaTCTTTCTTATAGGATTCAATACTGCAAGGAAGGAGAGTTGTCCTCCAAGAATAATGACTCGTGTCAATTTCTGTGATGAGACCCAACAAAAGCCGACAGAATGCAAGATGAACGAAGAGAAAATGCcacaagaagagaaagaacCCCCTAATCAAAGCTTCCAGTCTTCGAGTTCATCGTTGTTAAGCGATCCTTACCGCACTGGTGTTGTCAACAAAGGGTTTTCTGTCAGTTTTTTGGATCTGTATTCAGATGATGAATCAAATTACACAGGCCGCGTTAGCAAAGAAACAGCACCCATCAACCCATCAGCTGTTTCACTTGAAACTAAGAATGATCTCTTACCAGACACCAAAGCAAACAGTCAGGTTGCTAttaattcaggtgactcagaAACCCTCTCAATCACTAAATATCTCAAAGTCGTTAAGTCTATGTGCAAAGTTTAAAACACGAAATGTGTCTAAACAAAGAGGCAGGTCGATTGGTTGCAACCCGCGCGATTCCCTTGACTTACAAGAGATAGAGGGGGTTCTTGTCAATctcgttttcttgttttacagAATTAAatactgctaacaaaaagAATCGTCCTTCACGGAAAAGGGCTTGTGTTACTTTCTGGGATGAGATACCATCAACACCGCCAAAAGATGACACAAATGAAAGTCAAACGTTATCAAACGAGGAGGAAGCTCCGATAGACAATCTCCAATCGTGGAGCTCATCTTTAAACAATCCTGACTTCACAGGCGTGGTCAGTAAACGGCGTTATGTCAGTTTTCTGGAACGGTATTCAGATGACAGAGAATCAACTGGCACCAGCCGTGCTAGTAAAGAATCGTCACCCAGCGACGTATCAGCTCTTTCATTGGACACTAAGAGTGTTTCTTTCTCTCAGACTACGTCCGATAGGAATCCTGTTGTTAAATAATGTAACAGGGAGTCTGGTCTTCCACGATCGACTAGGGGTAACAAGACTGTGCGAAGCTGGCTTATTGACCCACGTCTATATTTGGTAAGCAAAGATAAGTTTTTGAACAGAGCACGCAGATGTGCAGATTTTGTTCAGATTTTCATAGGACCTGGTATTTGGGTTCTCAATCATGTTTTAGCTGTTTTTAGATCTTGCCGTTGTTTGGTCATCAAGCAAgttttggaaatatttttttggcgaGAAGTGAGTTGCATTGTGATATTTCCATATACAGGTTTCCATCGCTTATTCCTGTACATGGATGTTACAAATACACGCTTATTCGTATCTGCCACTCTTTCTGATTCACAGACTTCGTTTCAGCAAGGTAAGGCAGTTGTTTTACTATCCAACTACGATCTTAATCTTCTTGCTCTGAGCGAATAAAAAGGCGTTGGAAAAAGTACAGGTTAATTCCAGattcttgaaattttcacgATTCTGCATTAGTtcactatatatatatttcattttccGTATCAATCAGTTAGTTTTTCTCTCCGTTGTCAAAATACCTTCCGCGGTGTAGACCCGACCGCATATTCAGTTTGACTGGGTACGAACGTGCAGATAGACGTTTCCCTTTTGACTTCAATAGAACATTATGTACGCAAAATATCAAAACCATCCAAATGATCAAAGCAATAGCTcagtttgtaatttttcaaaacacaatTTTTGATGTCTGTGTTGATTTTTGCTTGACTATGCACGTGGCTGAACCATAAAAGACCTGGCATTTTGACACCGTTTTTTATTGCGAGCAGCAGTTCTCCACCGGTACGGTAAGTCACCTGTTTATTCCTTATTTTTGCGTTTTTCAGGAATCTGTCACTTATCTCCCGCTTATTCTGACGATAAGCGCCACGGTATCCTCAAGCCTTTCGAAGAAGATTGTTCAGAAAATTGGAGACAAGGTATGATGGTAGACATGCACACCTAGTTCACGTAAAACGATACTGAATATTTCCTGTTAGAAGTTTGGACACTATTGACCACTCACTTCCGTACGAGACAAGCACACTGCGCCCTAAAATAGTTGGAAGAAAGAGAAGCCAGTTTTGAGTTACACTTCAGTATGAAAGTTTCTCCTATTTTTTGGCTCCGGGCAAAAACTTCCCAAGTTTCCAACAGGTAAGATGAGAAGTGATCATGAAATAAGGGCAGATATAGGAAAAAATCCGAGGTCTGGTTCGTTTAACTTAGTTTTACCTAGGTTACGTTTCCATCTACTGTATAAAAGCGGTGTGGTTGAAGAAACTAAGATCACATAGAAATCCCCTTTATACTTCATTTAATCTGACCtaccattttttattttctaaatATTATTTAGTCTTCACCCAAGATGGAACCTCCAACCTTCATAGTCGACCACCACCTCCGCTTGACCACGCAAACAACTGTGTTTGTTAGTTTAACTGATTTCTAACAAATTCCCCAAACCCTAACTGAAAGCTAATCATTGTAACAAGTGATAAACCCGTTccgtaaaatgaatttttatcaCTAATTAGTATAAGAAATATAACAGAAATTTAAAGTTTCTTGATTTGATGTCAAGATCTCTCTAATAACGTTTTTAGTCTTAGCTAGGTAAAATGTGAATCACAAATTATACTGAGATAAAACCGGGCTTAACCTGAGATCGGATATTACTTGCAACACAGACGTTCATTATAACAGAATTGAAGCACAGGAAAGGAATGTAATGCGCACGCTTTACCGCCATGATGTCCTCGATTTCTGGCCACGGGTTATTGATGATCACCAAGTAATTGCGATTTTGACCTGTTGTAGCTCTGTTTGATCTTTGCGGCTATTTTTGCTATTATCGCCGGAGTGACGTCCTATTTCATGGAAGCTGAATCCTGGACCAGTAAAGTGATGATCTACCCAACTGTTATACTACTTGGATTTGGCTTTTCCTCGATGTTTGTTAATTCCCTCAGCTTAGCAACCGAACTCATTGGGAAAAATACGGTGAGCCAATTGAGCATTGAACATTGCATTTCCAATTTCAAGTGACAAATGTCCATTGTGATCGAGGTAATCAGACAGTCCTAGTTTACAAAACCTAATACTTTGTTGAATTCAGGCTTACGACAAAAACTTCATTTATTGGCGCCTTCAGTACCCACCATAGATGTGAGCAGTTAGTTCGCGAGATCCACGTCCCATTTTGAAGAACTACTCTAAGGGCACTTACCATCAACAAGAATTTGATCGGCCAATCCGGGAATAGAATGCGTCAGTTCTGCCGAACAGAGAACTTCTTGTCTCCAAAAGTGACCGTGCTCTGAAAGGATGACATGCTTGATCGTGAACAGCTCCCGCAGGAGGCAGGGTGGCTTAGTGGTTGGGGCGCCGGATTTcaaatctggagatcccgagttcaattcccgctctgaccaccaACGGGATTTTCTCGAGGTAGTGCCTTGTTCAATTCCTCCACAGCGCTTGATCATAGCCAACTAGTCTGCCTACTGCCAATGGGATTCTTtacctgttaagtttatttcggTAGTTTgcttcattggccctgaaaagccccagcaGGGAGAGGTCATATACAGTTCAGCGTCACCTGTGCGTTATATTTGCAGTCACGTTCCTCGCTCAGTCTAAGTGCAAACTACCCATTAATGTAGACAAATGATAAAAGAAGCAGTAGTCGGTATTTTTGGTCAGGAGTTTACAACCAAAGACGCATTAAATGGTCAATTAAGTGAAATCAGCTCCCGTGTTTAAATTCATCTTTCCCGGCAACGGAGATGCTATAAAACTGTATAATTATTCTCTTTTCAGAAAACGACTGGTTTTGTATTTGCCGTTATGACTTTGATTGCATCTCTAACTAATGGATCTTTGCTCATGACCATACAAGAATTGTTTCCAGAACAAAGGTGAGATAAGACATCACTAGCGAGCAAACACAAGGACGCCTAGTTCGAGAGCGAGAACAAGTCACCGAAAAAAATTTCCGCAAGGAAATAACATCAGTCAACTTGCAtttactttgttttccttgtgaTTTGTTCATAGGGACAAAGACTGTGAAGAATGTGGAGATTATTTGCGGCTTGTTTTTTCATTGGTGAATGTAGCAGTCGCCATTGTTAGTATGGTTACTGTATTGTTACTTTGCTGCATCAATCGATTTAACGGAAAAAGGTAAATTTATGCAGAGTATCAACCAACGGTCAGTGTATGATTATACATACTTGCATAAATATTTATCGTCATGAACACTTTCGGGACGGGGGATACGATCGCAGAAGAAAAGCGTCAAGCTAGCTTCATTTATTAGTTTACTAAGATAGTTACTGCAGTCAGTCAGCCACTGACTGAGTGGGTTAGCTAGTTAGCCAGTTCCCTAGCCTGGTAGTTGCATCAGCGTACGGGGCGGGGGGGCTGGGGGGGCTGCAGCCCCCCCCAGTCGGGGAAAAAATAGTATTATTCGGGCAAAACTGATGTACCGTTTGggcaaagaaacagtaaaaaatattttattatttaatatcttgatttatttgttttcacccTGCAACTCGCCTAATCTTCTAAAGCTGCCACCCAGCAGGCGTTAAAAAATGATTCGTTAAAGTAGAAGCGCTTTGGCTCCTCAGGACAAACTCTTCTAAAGTTATGTTTGAGGAGAACATTAAAAACTTTAGAACACGCCTGACATCGAGAGGTTATCCCAATAACCTGGTGGACAAAATCATCTCCGAAGTTAAAttcgaagaaagaaagaacgctct contains:
- the LOC141874600 gene encoding uncharacterized protein LOC141874600, with the protein product MPTFASGLKTARKKSRPARKSSHRVSLCDGIRWKPTKCDTYTYEENTLLKKKEPQKENHGYRSASLPNDTNSIGVINEGLHASVLDRCKEPAPVNGSTKRVPLPFKTEANRKPVLNSGFNTARKESCPPRIMTRVNFCDETQQKPTECKMNEEKMPQEEKEPPNQSFQSSSSSLLSDPYRTGVVNKGFSVSFLDLYSDDESNYTGRVSKETAPINPSAVSLETKNDLLPDTKANSQVAINSELNTANKKNRPSRKRACVTFWDEIPSTPPKDDTNESQTLSNEEEAPIDNLQSWSSSLNNPDFTGVVSKRRYVSFLERYSDDRESTGTSRASKESSPSDVSALSLDTKSVSFSQTTSDRNPVVK
- the LOC141874601 gene encoding uncharacterized protein LOC141874601 gives rise to the protein MLQIHAYSYLPLFLIHRLRFSKESVTYLPLILTISATVSSSLSKKIVQKIGDKLCLIFAAIFAIIAGVTSYFMEAESWTSKVMIYPTVILLGFGFSSMFVNSLSLATELIGKNTKTTGFVFAVMTLIASLTNGSLLMTIQELFPEQRDKDCEECGDYLRLVFSLVNVAVAIVSMVTVLLLCCINRFNGKSSSSDQDSETST